In the Chroococcidiopsis sp. SAG 2025 genome, one interval contains:
- a CDS encoding SRPBCC family protein, whose protein sequence is MTQIFEQSIEIAASATAVERCITDLHLMHRWLNPALRCEPVGEWSTEIGSRSRFIIQIPLVKPTLECITIDRAPGLIVWGFEGFFQGSDRWECQPLPQGTRLLNRFEFEIPNPIVSWGFHTFAAPWTQADMKTQLQRLKQVAEEVK, encoded by the coding sequence ATGACGCAAATCTTTGAACAATCAATTGAGATTGCTGCTAGTGCAACGGCTGTCGAGCGTTGCATTACCGACTTGCATCTAATGCATCGGTGGTTGAACCCAGCCCTGCGTTGCGAACCTGTAGGGGAGTGGAGTACGGAAATAGGTAGTCGCAGCCGGTTTATTATTCAGATTCCCCTAGTTAAACCAACTTTAGAGTGCATCACGATCGATCGCGCTCCTGGGTTAATTGTCTGGGGGTTTGAGGGTTTTTTTCAAGGTAGCGATCGCTGGGAGTGTCAGCCCTTGCCCCAAGGAACGCGCCTGCTGAACCGCTTTGAATTTGAAATTCCCAATCCCATCGTTAGCTGGGGTTTCCACACCTTCGCCGCCCCCTGGACGCAAGCAGACATGAAAACCCAACTCCAGCGCCTCAAGCAGGTTGCAGAGGAAGTGAAATGA
- a CDS encoding mechanosensitive ion channel, producing MNAIWHGITHSTNWDRPLQASWQHLAQAAPPVQQGQQAVERSVDYVQNIWGSLLAFIPNLLGAVLILALGLIVAAIAKAIVKGILNRTDIDNRIAASITGRSDSRDLPRVEELIANLVYWIVILFTVVAVLNALQLEVVSRPLGGFLNTVLSFIPRILGALIFLGVAWAIATIVKLITVRALRAARLDERLDQRPQGVTRPPNQVSLSDTIGNALYWFIFLLFLIPILDTLGLQQALQPIEGLVSEILSALPNILVAVIIAAAGWLLATVVRRIVTNLLISTGIDQAGSRFGLRTTAGGQSLSGIIGTIVYVLILIPVAIAALQQLRIDAISTPAIAMLQQILNALPLIFTAALILILAYFLGRFVGDLVTNILTSIGFNNIFSVLGLPTLRRRSAAPSPTYEEPGAIPPPPTTGQPTVIQREPTPTISARTPAEIVGIIVFVGIMLFATVTAVNILGIPALTTLVSGIIVIFGRILAGLVVFAIGLFLANLAYNIITSSGDRQAQILGQIARIAIIALVSAMALQQIGIAQDIVNLAFGLLFGAIAVASAIAFGLGGREIAGQQVREILESFKQQRNLPPRV from the coding sequence ATGAATGCAATTTGGCACGGGATAACCCACTCGACTAACTGGGATAGACCGCTGCAAGCCTCTTGGCAACATTTGGCGCAAGCAGCACCACCAGTACAGCAGGGACAACAGGCTGTTGAGCGCAGTGTGGATTACGTACAAAATATTTGGGGCAGCTTGTTAGCATTTATTCCTAACTTGCTGGGAGCAGTCTTAATTCTGGCGCTTGGTTTGATCGTAGCTGCGATCGCTAAAGCTATAGTCAAAGGCATCCTCAATCGCACGGATATTGACAACCGCATTGCAGCAAGCATTACTGGTCGTTCAGATAGCCGCGACTTACCCAGAGTCGAAGAACTGATTGCCAACCTAGTCTATTGGATTGTGATTCTCTTCACCGTAGTAGCGGTGCTAAACGCACTTCAACTAGAGGTGGTGTCTCGTCCTTTGGGTGGCTTCCTCAATACTGTATTGAGCTTCATTCCGCGGATACTAGGAGCGCTGATCTTTCTAGGTGTGGCTTGGGCAATTGCGACGATCGTGAAGTTGATTACAGTCCGAGCATTACGCGCTGCTAGGCTGGACGAGCGTTTAGACCAGCGACCGCAAGGAGTAACCCGACCGCCAAACCAAGTATCGCTCAGCGATACGATTGGTAATGCCTTGTACTGGTTTATATTTTTGCTGTTTTTAATTCCTATCCTCGATACTCTTGGTTTGCAGCAAGCATTACAACCAATAGAGGGTTTGGTGAGCGAGATTCTCTCAGCGTTGCCAAATATTTTGGTAGCAGTCATTATTGCTGCTGCTGGTTGGTTGTTGGCTACTGTAGTGCGTCGGATCGTCACCAATTTGCTGATCTCAACTGGAATTGACCAAGCAGGATCGCGCTTTGGACTGCGAACCACGGCGGGAGGGCAATCTTTATCGGGAATTATTGGCACGATTGTCTACGTCCTCATTTTAATTCCAGTAGCGATCGCGGCACTACAACAACTGCGCATTGATGCGATCTCGACTCCAGCGATCGCTATGTTGCAACAGATCCTTAATGCTTTACCACTAATCTTTACAGCAGCATTAATTCTCATCCTGGCTTACTTCCTGGGACGATTCGTCGGCGATCTGGTGACGAATATTCTCACAAGTATTGGTTTTAACAACATCTTCTCTGTGTTGGGACTGCCCACTCTCAGACGCAGAAGCGCCGCGCCAAGTCCCACCTATGAGGAACCAGGAGCAATTCCACCGCCACCAACGACGGGACAGCCAACAGTCATTCAAAGGGAACCAACGCCGACAATCTCCGCTCGTACGCCAGCCGAAATTGTGGGCATTATCGTATTTGTGGGAATTATGCTGTTCGCCACGGTGACGGCAGTTAATATTTTGGGTATTCCTGCATTAACTACCCTGGTTAGCGGCATCATCGTAATTTTTGGGCGAATTTTAGCAGGATTGGTGGTATTTGCCATTGGTTTATTTCTGGCAAACCTGGCTTACAACATCATCACCAGTTCGGGCGATCGCCAAGCCCAGATTTTGGGACAGATAGCCCGTATAGCAATTATTGCCCTCGTCTCAGCGATGGCACTGCAACAGATCGGTATTGCCCAAGATATCGTGAATTTAGCATTCGGATTGCTATTTGGCGCGATCGCTGTTGCTTCTGCGATCGCCTTCGGTTTGGGTGGTCGGGAAATAGCCGGACAACAAGTACGGGAAATTCTCGAATCCTTCAAGCAGCAGCGTAATCTGCCTCCGCGTGTATGA
- a CDS encoding SirB1 family protein, which produces MMVSVARQFFSQEIDRSDEQIDLAKAALYIAQEEYPDLEPAEYLNALDTMAEELLERLPIQRYPLRVIQTINQYLYEDLGFKGNVNEYHDPRNSFLNDAIDRRTGIPITLSLIYLELAKRIDFPMVGVGMPGHFLIRPDIPEMEIFVDAFNRGEVLFPQDCQAKLSQIYGQPVALRAEFLRSVTHRQFLARMLTNLKYIYLQQQDLEKALGTVEKILLLFPDIPSETRDRGLINYQLGHWFSAISDFESYLAQAPHAEDAPVIRKLLSQLGRG; this is translated from the coding sequence GTGATGGTTTCGGTAGCAAGGCAATTTTTCTCTCAAGAGATCGATCGCTCTGACGAGCAGATCGATCTAGCCAAAGCAGCTCTCTACATTGCTCAGGAGGAATATCCAGACCTCGAGCCAGCAGAATATCTCAACGCTCTAGATACGATGGCAGAAGAATTACTAGAGCGGCTACCCATTCAGAGATATCCGTTGCGTGTCATTCAAACTATTAATCAATACTTATATGAAGACTTGGGATTTAAAGGAAATGTTAATGAATATCACGATCCGCGTAATAGCTTCTTAAACGATGCGATCGACCGACGGACGGGAATTCCGATTACACTATCGCTAATTTACCTAGAGTTAGCTAAGCGAATTGACTTTCCGATGGTTGGAGTGGGAATGCCAGGGCATTTCCTGATTCGTCCTGACATACCGGAAATGGAGATTTTTGTTGATGCCTTCAATCGCGGTGAAGTACTGTTTCCCCAAGACTGTCAAGCAAAATTGAGCCAAATTTACGGACAGCCTGTAGCATTACGAGCGGAATTTTTGCGATCGGTGACTCATCGGCAATTTTTAGCACGGATGCTGACAAATTTGAAGTATATTTATTTACAACAGCAGGATTTAGAAAAAGCGCTGGGAACAGTAGAAAAGATTTTGCTATTGTTTCCAGATATCCCAAGTGAAACACGCGATCGCGGTTTAATTAACTACCAGTTGGGACATTGGTTTTCAGCCATTTCCGACTTTGAATCCTATCTTGCCCAAGCCCCCCATGCAGAAGATGCTCCAGTAATTCGCAAGTTGTTGAGTCAACTGGGAAGAGGATAG